A stretch of the Corynebacterium maris DSM 45190 genome encodes the following:
- a CDS encoding lipase family protein encodes MPWNHLTTTLAPLLAALSLAPTAAAIPSDAFAPPAPAHEPAPAPEQLADAAAHSFSTPVDPFLFDPTDPFYLPPERLPADPGTVLRTQDAPHLLNVGGENLPGHASKILYTSTRADGAPTAVSGVVIEPAHAWPGDGPTPTIVFAPGTRGGGDACAPSRGPWLTGAVDPVGQSVGVNYEIPMYYAASLQGIRVVVTDYICLGTPGPHTYVHHTEEAHAVLDAARAGLRAASAPTDSPLAFSGYSQGGGAAAAAAELAVEYAPELNVKGTYSGAPPADLPAVMTAVDGSLISGVLGYAMAGFSARDPEFAAALDGILSDEGRAFVDDNAAGCIGDSAVNWGMRPTNSLTASGASLSEAAFADPYLTDALTAQNLGQRGPTAPVMISGGDHDDVIPNDQVRQLGRTYCAAGTPVFYLEEAMPSLTGGERFAVDHAVGMLMSQPQALNYLIDRFYEVPVPDNCGAF; translated from the coding sequence ATGCCGTGGAACCATCTCACAACAACGCTGGCCCCCCTCCTCGCCGCACTGTCGCTGGCGCCGACGGCGGCCGCCATCCCCAGCGACGCCTTCGCCCCGCCCGCCCCAGCGCATGAACCGGCCCCCGCCCCGGAACAACTCGCCGACGCCGCCGCCCACTCTTTTTCCACCCCCGTCGACCCGTTCCTCTTCGACCCCACCGACCCTTTCTACCTCCCGCCGGAACGCCTGCCGGCCGACCCCGGGACGGTGCTGCGCACCCAGGACGCCCCACACCTGCTCAACGTCGGCGGCGAGAACCTGCCCGGCCACGCCAGCAAGATCCTCTACACCTCCACCCGAGCGGACGGCGCCCCGACGGCCGTCTCCGGCGTCGTCATCGAGCCGGCGCACGCTTGGCCGGGAGACGGCCCCACCCCGACGATCGTTTTTGCACCCGGCACCCGCGGCGGCGGCGACGCCTGCGCCCCCTCCCGGGGCCCCTGGTTGACCGGCGCCGTTGACCCCGTCGGCCAGTCAGTGGGCGTCAATTATGAAATACCGATGTACTACGCGGCGTCTCTGCAAGGCATTCGGGTGGTCGTCACCGACTACATCTGCTTGGGCACCCCAGGGCCGCACACCTACGTCCACCACACAGAAGAAGCGCATGCGGTGCTCGACGCCGCCCGCGCCGGGCTGCGTGCCGCCAGCGCACCCACCGATTCACCACTCGCTTTTTCCGGCTATTCGCAGGGTGGGGGCGCAGCGGCCGCCGCCGCGGAACTGGCCGTGGAATACGCCCCGGAACTCAATGTCAAGGGCACCTACTCGGGGGCTCCGCCAGCGGATCTGCCGGCGGTGATGACCGCCGTCGATGGCTCTCTGATCTCCGGGGTGCTGGGCTATGCGATGGCCGGTTTTTCCGCACGTGACCCTGAGTTCGCCGCCGCGCTCGACGGTATCCTCTCCGATGAGGGACGGGCATTCGTCGACGACAACGCCGCCGGATGCATCGGCGACAGTGCTGTGAACTGGGGCATGCGCCCGACGAACTCTTTGACCGCCAGCGGAGCGAGCCTTTCTGAGGCGGCGTTCGCCGATCCCTACCTCACGGACGCACTGACCGCGCAGAACCTCGGCCAGCGGGGACCCACAGCCCCGGTGATGATCAGTGGCGGCGACCACGACGACGTGATCCCGAACGACCAGGTCCGCCAGCTCGGCCGTACTTACTGCGCCGCGGGTACTCCTGTCTTTTACCTGGAGGAGGCGATGCCGTCGTTGACCGGCGGCGAGCGTTTCGCCGTCGACCACGCCGTCGGCATGCTCATGTCCCAGCCACAGGCGTTGAACTACCTCATCGACCGTTTCTATGAGGTCCCGGTGCCCGACAACTGCGGCGCATTTTAA
- a CDS encoding metallophosphoesterase family protein, with the protein MPESRIAAIGDLHLGRRNRLCQPDVVEPWFRRVVDIAVERGCRALVITGDFFDKKAVHDPEPLLACGERMLRHAVVEGLPVVLVWGNHDVASGLHRQLPTLDGVYVAGTEPALIEVPGVDVVFPAVSVEVNRDPRKVVGKCPATFRPSLAILHTSMEGQWDTSECLPTSLAEMRGRGYAGWVLGHVHDRIHLLERPFIGYTGAPWRRRPDVPGGSEYIEVSVPSGGDAATATVVPV; encoded by the coding sequence ATGCCTGAGAGCCGTATCGCTGCCATCGGTGACCTACACCTTGGCCGACGCAACCGGTTGTGCCAGCCTGACGTGGTTGAACCGTGGTTCAGGCGGGTCGTGGACATAGCCGTGGAACGCGGGTGTCGCGCGCTAGTCATCACCGGTGATTTCTTCGACAAGAAGGCCGTCCATGACCCTGAGCCGCTGCTCGCCTGCGGGGAACGCATGCTGCGCCACGCAGTGGTCGAGGGGTTGCCCGTGGTGCTCGTCTGGGGCAACCACGACGTCGCCTCTGGACTGCACCGCCAGCTTCCAACCCTCGACGGCGTGTACGTGGCCGGCACGGAACCCGCGCTCATTGAGGTACCGGGAGTCGACGTCGTGTTCCCGGCAGTCAGCGTCGAAGTCAACCGGGATCCGCGGAAGGTGGTGGGCAAGTGCCCGGCCACCTTCCGGCCTTCGCTGGCCATCCTGCACACGTCCATGGAAGGGCAGTGGGACACCTCCGAGTGCCTGCCGACCTCGTTGGCGGAGATGAGGGGACGCGGTTACGCCGGCTGGGTGTTGGGCCATGTCCACGACCGGATTCACCTGCTGGAACGACCGTTCATCGGCTACACGGGGGCGCCGTGGCGCCGCCGCCCGGACGTGCCCGGCGGCAGCGAGTACATCGAAGTCAGCGTCCCCAGCGGCGGGGACGCGGCGACCGCGACGGTGGTCCCGGTCTGA
- a CDS encoding Na/Pi symporter has translation MTNPRPQGGTKAATVLQDDAVDLNTAGITAEEQREAQEKYPLSFLHLTGVTKTVIDWIVVAVAVWVLITAVSAIGSGFGMAVGDRAADIFQLAQNPFVGLMIGVLATVLTQSSSTTTSITVGMVAGGLPIEIAIPILFGANIGTTVTSTLVSLGLSGDKVMFRRGFAAASVHDMYNLLAALIFFPLELIFAPLQRSSAWLSEQLAGEDAGPVGALFDGAGAAVSVVTEPGVALLEWAVTPLGVVTGGVTLILIGVILILAVISFIGKMLKALLVGTAQKMFHNAIGRGPISGVASGTLVTVLVQSSSTTTSLAVPLAATGKFSLRQIFPFVVGANIGTTVTALIAAFGFSGVEGQTALQAAFIHLLYNVFAALLIMGAPGLRTLPIKAASLLARLGAENKMYVVGWVAGVFLILPALLIGATMLL, from the coding sequence ATGACCAATCCACGCCCCCAGGGCGGGACCAAGGCCGCGACCGTCCTGCAGGATGACGCGGTAGATCTGAACACTGCGGGGATCACCGCAGAAGAACAACGGGAAGCCCAGGAAAAGTACCCGCTGAGCTTCCTTCACCTGACTGGCGTCACGAAGACCGTGATTGACTGGATCGTGGTCGCAGTCGCCGTCTGGGTGTTGATCACCGCGGTCAGCGCCATCGGCTCCGGATTTGGCATGGCCGTCGGTGACCGGGCCGCGGACATCTTCCAGCTCGCACAAAATCCTTTCGTCGGCTTGATGATCGGCGTGCTGGCGACGGTGCTGACCCAGTCGTCTTCGACGACCACGTCCATCACGGTGGGCATGGTGGCGGGCGGGCTGCCCATTGAGATCGCCATTCCGATTCTCTTCGGGGCCAATATCGGGACCACGGTCACCTCGACGCTGGTGTCGCTGGGGTTGTCCGGCGACAAGGTGATGTTCCGGCGCGGTTTCGCCGCGGCCAGCGTCCACGACATGTACAACCTGCTCGCCGCCCTGATCTTTTTCCCGCTGGAGTTGATCTTCGCCCCGCTGCAACGCAGCTCCGCGTGGCTGTCGGAGCAGCTGGCCGGCGAGGACGCCGGCCCGGTGGGGGCGCTTTTCGACGGTGCGGGCGCCGCAGTCAGTGTCGTCACCGAACCCGGTGTCGCCCTGTTGGAGTGGGCGGTGACCCCGCTCGGCGTCGTCACCGGTGGCGTCACTCTGATCCTCATCGGCGTCATTCTGATCCTGGCGGTCATCAGTTTCATCGGCAAAATGCTCAAGGCCCTGCTGGTGGGCACCGCACAGAAGATGTTCCACAACGCCATCGGCCGCGGCCCGATCTCGGGCGTGGCGTCCGGGACCCTGGTGACGGTCCTGGTCCAGTCCTCGTCCACCACCACGTCCCTGGCCGTGCCGCTGGCGGCCACCGGCAAGTTCTCCCTCCGGCAGATCTTTCCTTTCGTCGTGGGCGCCAACATCGGGACCACCGTCACCGCACTCATCGCGGCCTTCGGATTCAGCGGGGTGGAAGGCCAGACGGCGCTGCAGGCGGCGTTCATCCACCTGCTCTACAACGTCTTCGCCGCCCTGCTGATCATGGGGGCTCCGGGGCTGCGCACACTGCCGATCAAGGCGGCGTCACTGCTCGCCCGGCTCGGCGCAGAAAACAAGATGTATGTCGTCGGCTGGGTGGCCGGAGTCTTCCTGATCCTCCCCGCCCTTCTCATCGGGGCGACGATGCTGCTGTAG
- a CDS encoding ATP-dependent Clp protease ATP-binding subunit yields the protein MFERFTDRARRVIVLAQEEARALNHNYIGTEHILLGLIHEGEGVAAKALESMGINLEDVRREVEEIIGRGTQPHTGHIPFTPRAKKVLELSLREGLQMGHKYIGTEFLLLGLIREGEGVAAQVLTKLGADLPRVRQQVIQLLSGYEGGQGQGQEGGQGGGQGALGAGAGAGAGAGAAAGGRGGQPGGDRSNSLVLDQFGRNLTQAAKDGKLDPVVGREKEIERIMQVLSRRTKNNPVLIGEPGVGKTAVVEGLALDIVNGKVPETLKDKQVYSLDLGSLVAGSRYRGDFEERLKKVLKEINQRGDIILFIDEIHNLVGAGAAEGAIDAASLLKPKLARGELQTIGATTLDEYRKHIEKDAALERRFQPVQVDEPSMENTILILKGLRDRYEAHHRVSYTDSALSAAANLADRYINDRFLPDKAVDLIDEAGARMRIKRMTAPESLREVDERIADVRREKEAAIDDQDFEKAAGLRDKERKLGEERSEKEKQWRAGDLEDIAEVGDDQIAEVLAHWTGIPVFKLTENESSRLLNMEEELHKRIIGQDEAVKAVSRAIRRTRAGLKDPKRPSGSFIFAGPSGVGKTELSKALAEFLFGDDDALIQIDMGEYHDRFTASRLFGAPPGYVGYEEGGQLTEKVRRKPFSVVLFDEIEKAHKEIYNTLLQVLEEGRLTDGQGRIVDFKNTVLIFTSNLGTQDISKAVGLGFSGSSATDSDAQYERMKNKVDDELKKHFRPEFLNRIDEIVVFHQLTQEQIVEMVDLLISRTSTALAEQDMDVELTDQARNLLANRGFDPVLGARPLRRTIQRDIEDVMSEKILYGELGAGEIVTVDVEGWDGESKKTDEARFTFTPRPKPLPEGAFSEISPEAADSVREVDLEDEDGTDTDGDNPEDDQPDDLTPDVLAGGESGSDDDSDGGPAGGAAPQPQN from the coding sequence ATGTTCGAAAGGTTCACGGACCGGGCCCGTCGCGTCATCGTTCTCGCACAGGAAGAGGCGCGCGCGCTCAACCACAATTACATCGGAACCGAGCATATTCTGCTCGGTCTCATCCACGAGGGTGAAGGCGTCGCCGCCAAGGCCCTCGAGTCGATGGGCATCAACCTCGAGGACGTGCGTCGCGAGGTCGAGGAGATCATCGGCCGCGGCACCCAGCCGCATACGGGACACATCCCGTTCACCCCGCGCGCCAAGAAGGTGCTCGAGCTGTCCCTGCGTGAGGGGCTGCAGATGGGGCACAAGTACATCGGCACCGAGTTCCTGCTGCTCGGCCTCATCCGCGAGGGTGAGGGCGTGGCGGCCCAGGTGCTGACCAAGCTGGGGGCCGACCTGCCGCGTGTGCGTCAGCAGGTTATCCAGCTGCTCTCCGGCTACGAGGGTGGTCAGGGTCAGGGGCAGGAAGGCGGCCAGGGTGGCGGCCAGGGTGCCCTCGGGGCGGGCGCCGGGGCAGGCGCCGGTGCGGGCGCCGCCGCCGGCGGCCGCGGCGGTCAGCCGGGCGGCGACCGCTCCAACTCCCTGGTTCTCGACCAGTTCGGCCGCAACCTGACCCAGGCAGCCAAGGACGGCAAGCTGGATCCGGTCGTCGGCCGCGAGAAGGAAATCGAGCGCATCATGCAGGTGCTCTCCCGCCGCACGAAGAACAACCCGGTCCTGATCGGTGAGCCGGGCGTCGGTAAGACCGCCGTCGTCGAGGGGCTGGCCTTAGACATCGTCAACGGCAAGGTCCCGGAGACGCTCAAGGACAAGCAGGTCTACTCGCTGGACCTGGGATCGCTGGTCGCCGGTTCCCGCTACCGCGGTGACTTCGAGGAGCGCCTGAAGAAGGTGCTCAAGGAGATCAACCAGCGCGGCGACATCATCCTGTTCATCGACGAGATCCACAACCTCGTCGGAGCGGGCGCGGCTGAGGGCGCCATCGACGCGGCGTCGCTGCTGAAGCCGAAGCTCGCCCGCGGTGAGCTGCAGACCATCGGTGCGACCACGCTCGACGAGTACCGCAAGCACATCGAGAAGGACGCCGCCCTGGAGCGTCGCTTCCAGCCGGTGCAGGTCGACGAGCCCAGCATGGAAAACACCATCCTGATCCTCAAGGGACTGCGCGACCGTTACGAGGCGCACCACCGCGTCTCCTACACCGACAGCGCGCTGTCCGCCGCGGCGAACCTCGCAGATCGCTACATCAACGACCGTTTCCTGCCGGACAAGGCCGTCGACCTCATCGATGAGGCCGGCGCGCGCATGCGCATCAAGCGCATGACGGCTCCGGAGTCGCTGCGTGAGGTCGACGAGCGTATCGCCGACGTCCGCCGCGAGAAGGAGGCGGCCATCGACGACCAGGACTTCGAGAAGGCCGCGGGCCTGCGCGACAAGGAGCGCAAGTTGGGCGAGGAGCGCTCGGAGAAGGAGAAGCAGTGGCGCGCCGGCGATCTCGAGGACATCGCCGAGGTCGGCGACGACCAGATCGCTGAGGTCTTGGCGCACTGGACCGGCATCCCGGTGTTCAAGCTCACCGAGAACGAGTCCTCCCGCCTGCTCAACATGGAAGAAGAGCTGCACAAGCGCATCATCGGGCAGGACGAAGCCGTCAAGGCCGTGTCCCGTGCCATCCGCCGCACCCGTGCGGGCCTGAAGGACCCGAAGCGCCCGTCCGGCTCGTTCATCTTCGCCGGCCCGTCCGGCGTGGGTAAGACGGAGCTGTCGAAGGCACTGGCGGAGTTCCTCTTCGGCGACGACGACGCCCTGATCCAGATCGACATGGGCGAGTACCACGACCGCTTCACGGCGTCGCGCCTGTTCGGTGCTCCCCCCGGATACGTCGGCTACGAGGAGGGCGGCCAGCTCACCGAGAAGGTGCGCCGCAAGCCGTTCTCCGTCGTGCTGTTCGACGAAATCGAGAAGGCCCACAAGGAGATCTACAACACCCTGCTCCAGGTGCTGGAGGAAGGCCGTCTCACCGACGGTCAGGGACGCATCGTGGACTTCAAGAACACGGTCCTGATCTTCACCTCGAACCTGGGCACGCAGGACATCTCCAAGGCCGTCGGCCTGGGCTTCAGCGGCTCCAGCGCCACGGATTCGGACGCCCAGTACGAGCGGATGAAGAACAAGGTCGACGACGAGCTGAAGAAGCACTTCCGTCCCGAGTTCCTCAACCGCATCGACGAGATCGTGGTCTTCCACCAGCTCACGCAGGAGCAGATCGTCGAGATGGTCGACCTGCTGATCAGCCGCACGAGCACGGCGCTCGCCGAGCAGGACATGGACGTCGAGCTCACGGACCAGGCCAGGAACCTCCTGGCCAACCGAGGCTTCGACCCGGTCCTCGGCGCCCGCCCGCTGCGTCGCACCATCCAGCGCGACATCGAGGACGTCATGTCCGAGAAGATCCTCTACGGCGAGCTCGGCGCCGGCGAGATCGTCACCGTCGACGTCGAGGGGTGGGACGGCGAGTCGAAGAAGACGGACGAGGCCCGCTTCACCTTCACCCCGCGTCCGAAGCCGCTGCCGGAGGGCGCCTTCTCGGAGATCTCTCCGGAGGCCGCCGACAGCGTCCGTGAGGTCGACCTCGAGGACGAGGACGGCACTGACACGGACGGCGACAATCCGGAGGACGACCAGCCGGACGACCTGACCCCGGACGTGCTGGCCGGCGGCGAGAGCGGTTCGGACGACGACTCCGACGGCGGACCCGCCGGCGGAGCCGCCCCGCAGCCGCAGAACTAA
- a CDS encoding TetR family transcriptional regulator, protein MTAVRLFLARGSAATTVDEIAALAGVSSRTFFRYFATKESAALPSLAPFVEVLGGVSPTVDSLPGLLADVDDALAGLIEETTILDAAASRDFFMLLAQDTAVRDAAGTLLIRLTDLLLATLRRAAPQADALTLRLAAGHRVAVFQAVWSHWHCALRDAGGDVEAVELPSVIYRRAVALPRQA, encoded by the coding sequence TTGACCGCGGTCCGGCTGTTCTTGGCCCGGGGCTCCGCCGCCACCACGGTCGATGAGATCGCCGCTCTCGCCGGGGTGTCCTCGCGCACGTTTTTCCGTTACTTCGCCACGAAGGAATCCGCCGCGCTGCCGAGTCTGGCCCCCTTCGTCGAGGTCCTCGGCGGAGTGTCGCCCACCGTCGACTCTCTCCCCGGCCTGCTCGCTGACGTAGACGACGCGTTGGCCGGTCTCATCGAGGAGACCACCATCCTCGACGCGGCCGCCTCCCGCGACTTCTTTATGCTCCTCGCCCAGGACACTGCCGTGCGCGACGCCGCCGGGACGTTGCTCATCCGCCTGACCGATCTGTTGCTCGCCACCCTGCGCCGGGCCGCGCCGCAGGCGGACGCCTTGACGCTGCGGCTGGCGGCGGGCCACCGGGTCGCTGTGTTTCAGGCGGTGTGGTCGCACTGGCATTGTGCGCTGCGCGACGCCGGAGGCGACGTGGAGGCGGTGGAGCTGCCCTCGGTCATTTACCGGCGCGCGGTCGCCCTCCCCCGCCAGGCCTGA
- a CDS encoding ArsR/SmtB family transcription factor, with translation MTDRPSPSIPATLLELAEEWSPLFKLLGDPTRLRLLLAMHYVGPGKASVGELAELTGIRVPTASAALTHMATVGVLAAERQGREVRYSLVDQHAHEVLHYLGATHSTPRDHSH, from the coding sequence ATGACCGACCGTCCCTCTCCCTCGATCCCCGCGACGCTGCTCGAACTCGCAGAAGAATGGTCCCCGCTATTTAAATTGCTGGGCGATCCCACTCGGCTGCGGCTGTTGCTGGCCATGCACTATGTGGGGCCCGGCAAGGCCAGCGTCGGCGAACTGGCGGAATTGACGGGTATCCGGGTGCCCACCGCCTCCGCCGCGTTGACCCACATGGCCACGGTCGGCGTGCTCGCGGCGGAGCGGCAGGGCCGGGAAGTCCGCTATTCGCTGGTGGATCAGCACGCCCATGAAGTTCTGCATTACCTCGGCGCCACCCATTCCACGCCCCGCGACCATTCGCACTGA
- the lysS gene encoding lysine--tRNA ligase — translation MSDAKNSQDKRDLPEQLKIRRDKRSKLLSEGHEPYPVVVDRTTSLKDLRAKYVVLAEGEEPAGAEGVTYLEAGGETQDEVAVAGRIMFQRNTGKLCFATLQEGDGTQLQVMLSLAEVGEDALAAWKSDTDLGDIVSVRGRVISSRRGELSIMAKTWSMASKALRPLPVAFAEMNEDQRVRHRYTDLIMREEARKNAMTRIKVMRALRNFLEGQDFHEIETPMLQTLHGGAAARPFVTHSNALDLDLYLRIAPELYLKRAVVGGLERVFEVNRNFRNEGIDSTHSPEFAMLETYQAWGTYEDGARLMRELVQSVAQQVFGSTTVTWADGTEFDLGGDWPVIEMYPSLNEALQREHPGQPEVTIDSSVEELKAIAEVIGLDVPKDGGWGHGKLVEEIWELLCEDQLEGPIFVKDFPVETSPLTRQHREKPGVTEKWDLYIRGFELATGYSELVDPVIQRERFEDQARLAAGGDEEAMVLDEDFLSAMEQAMPPTAGCGMGIDRLLMALTGLGIRETVLFPIVKPESKQVQKGTGEQDSAK, via the coding sequence GTGAGTGACGCAAAGAATTCCCAGGACAAGCGCGACCTTCCCGAGCAGCTGAAGATTCGCCGTGACAAGCGTTCCAAGCTGCTCTCCGAAGGCCATGAGCCGTACCCGGTCGTGGTCGACCGCACCACGTCCCTGAAGGATCTGCGCGCCAAATACGTCGTCCTCGCCGAAGGCGAAGAGCCCGCGGGCGCCGAGGGCGTGACCTACCTCGAGGCCGGCGGAGAGACCCAGGACGAGGTCGCCGTCGCCGGACGCATCATGTTCCAGCGCAACACCGGCAAGCTGTGCTTCGCCACCCTCCAAGAAGGCGACGGCACCCAGCTGCAGGTCATGCTCTCCCTCGCCGAGGTCGGGGAAGACGCCCTGGCCGCCTGGAAGTCCGACACGGATCTGGGTGACATCGTCTCCGTACGCGGCCGGGTCATCTCCTCGCGCCGGGGCGAGCTGTCGATCATGGCGAAGACCTGGTCGATGGCCTCCAAGGCGCTGCGCCCGCTGCCGGTGGCCTTCGCCGAAATGAACGAGGACCAGCGCGTCCGCCACCGCTACACCGACCTGATCATGCGCGAAGAGGCTCGTAAGAACGCCATGACCCGCATCAAGGTCATGCGCGCCCTGCGCAACTTCCTCGAGGGCCAGGATTTCCACGAGATCGAGACCCCGATGCTGCAGACGCTGCACGGCGGCGCTGCAGCTCGGCCCTTCGTCACGCATTCGAACGCGCTCGACCTCGACCTGTACCTGCGCATCGCGCCGGAGCTGTACCTCAAGCGCGCGGTCGTCGGCGGCCTGGAGCGCGTCTTCGAGGTCAACCGCAATTTCCGCAACGAAGGCATCGACTCCACGCACAGCCCCGAGTTCGCCATGTTGGAGACCTACCAGGCGTGGGGGACCTACGAGGACGGCGCCCGTCTGATGCGTGAGCTGGTGCAGTCCGTGGCGCAGCAGGTCTTCGGATCCACCACCGTGACGTGGGCTGACGGCACCGAGTTCGACCTCGGCGGCGACTGGCCCGTCATCGAGATGTACCCGTCGCTCAACGAAGCATTGCAGCGCGAGCACCCGGGCCAGCCCGAGGTGACCATCGACTCCAGCGTCGAGGAGCTCAAGGCCATCGCCGAGGTCATCGGCCTGGACGTGCCCAAGGACGGCGGCTGGGGCCACGGCAAGCTCGTCGAGGAAATCTGGGAGCTGCTCTGTGAGGATCAGCTGGAGGGCCCGATCTTCGTCAAGGACTTCCCGGTCGAGACTTCCCCGCTGACCCGCCAGCACCGCGAGAAGCCGGGCGTGACCGAGAAGTGGGACCTCTACATCCGCGGCTTCGAGCTGGCCACCGGCTACTCCGAGCTCGTCGACCCGGTCATCCAGCGCGAGCGCTTCGAGGACCAGGCCCGCCTGGCCGCCGGCGGTGACGAGGAGGCCATGGTCCTGGACGAGGACTTCTTGTCCGCCATGGAGCAGGCCATGCCGCCGACCGCCGGTTGCGGCATGGGTATCGACCGCCTGCTGATGGCCCTGACCGGCCTGGGTATCCGGGAGACGGTGCTGTTTCCGATCGTCAAGCCGGAAAGCAAGCAGGTTCAGAAAGGCACGGGCGAGCAGGACAGCGCCAAGTAG